The genome window GAACTAAAATAGATGGTATATATTCAGACTTTATCTTTGAGACAAAGATAAAAGCTGAGCAAACAACATATCCCACTGATTGTCGCTACATTAATTTTAGGGTCAAAGATGAACAGAATCAATATGTATTACAGATATTTGGCACGCATCTTAATTTATATAGAGTAGTAAATGGGAATTGGACCTGTCTTGCTGAAGTATCAAGGACATTACCTCTTAATACCTGGGCAGATTATAAAGTAGTGGCTAATGGAAGTCAGATCAAGGTGTATGAGAATGATAGAGTAATCGCAAATGTTAAGGATAACTCAATTTCTTCAGGTGAGATAATTTTACAGACATACAAGACACAAGCATCATTTGATGAGACAAAAGTTACTACTATTAAAAATAATGTTCTTTCGGATGATGAACTTTCTGAGATTCCAGAAGGTACTCTGTTAGAAGCAAAATATCCTAATGGAACGGTATTGGAAGATATAAATGGAAATATGTATATGATGAGTCAGGGGATAAGGAGGTTAATTCCGGATGAGACTACTTTTGATACATTGGGTGTTATAAAAGAAATTCCAACAGACCCTTTAGAGTTTGAAAAAATAAATGAAGGCAAAAGAGTGTATGATTTAATTCCAATAAGTGGACAGTGGAGTTTGAAGGATGGAGTCTATCAGCAAGAGAATATGACGGCTCTTATTTCTATAGCCAAATTAAAAGAAACTTACTCAGATTTCATTCTTAAAACAAGGATAAAGGCAACTCAGACAACCTATGCGACTGATTGTCGCTACATTAATTTTAGGGTCAAAGATGAACAGAATCAATATGTATTACAGATATTTGGCACGCATCTTAATTTATATAGAGTAGTAAATGGGAATTGGACCTGTCTTGCTGAAGTATCAAGGACATTACCTCTGGGGACATGGGCTGAGTATAAAATAGTAGCTAATGGGGACCAAATTCAGGTATATGA of bacterium contains these proteins:
- a CDS encoding family 16 glycoside hydrolase → MEENPGLIPLTGEWNSGVVTQNNITDIARTKIDGIYSDFIFETKIKAEQTTYPTDCRYINFRVKDEQNQYVLQIFGTHLNLYRVVNGNWTCLAEVSRTLPLNTWADYKVVANGSQIKVYENDRVIANVKDNSISSGEIILQTYKTQASFDETKVTTIKNNVLSDDELSEIPEGTLLEAKYPNGTVLEDINGNMYMMSQGIRRLIPDETTFDTLGVIKEIPTDPLEFEKINEGKRVYDLIPISGQWSLKDGVYQQENMTALISIAKLKETYSDFILKTRIKATQTTYATDCRYINFRVKDEQNQYVLQIFGTHLNLYRVVNGNWTCLAEVSRTLPLGTWAEYKIVANGDQIQVY